One part of the Dermacentor andersoni chromosome 2, qqDerAnde1_hic_scaffold, whole genome shotgun sequence genome encodes these proteins:
- the LOC126542230 gene encoding uncharacterized protein isoform X2: MQRKWISEGITKDADLDDCARAASPAFERPAFQRQTSEVISAIDEPTENINLSWNAPEFYKRLKRFRRTQLEYDTWNPNRWASCPEVVNPSPQTLITPNPGVRFYVGTSPSGQSISDEDEEQRHKTYLYYLLSTTRSASSEIRFLDLFQEAQDNIRALPRQESNSTLDVILSSRQQLSCSPSHSSAAGQRASWSSGGGDECFNRKRLVLYAQEETGAGEVLPHGHQHHAYSQPVSHEGSRVSVATISASVSEKVTLPRRLCKDARDTRNGGVWCRAYDNPCFVATGSPKSSFQNKASATVRTCVSNGETRVVAQQPSPVPPSDALFHPDRKCSVFDARRLNAILRYVFCCDCCVWDAGRARRPTES, translated from the exons ATGCAGAGAAAATGGATTTCGGAAG GTATTACAAAAGACGCCGATCTCGATGACTGCGCTAGAGCGGCCTCGCCTGCCTTCGAGAGGCCTGCGTTTCAAAGGCAGACGTCCGAGGTCATCTCTGCCATCGATGAACCAACGGAGAACATCAATCTTAGCTG GAACGCACCTGAGTTCTACAAGAGGTTGAAGCGCTTTCGGAGGACTCAACTTGAAT ATGACACTTGGAACCCCAACCGCTGGGCCAGCTGTCCCGAGGTGGTCAACCCATCGCCCCAGACACTGATCACGCCGAATCCCGGCGTGCGCTTCTACGTCGGCACGAGCCCTTCGGGCCAGAGCATCAGCGATGAGGACGAGGAGCAACGACACAAGACGTACCTCTACTACCTGCTCAGCACCACACGGAGCGCGAGCTCGGAAATCCGCTTCCTGGACCTCTTCCAGGAGGCACAGGACAATATCCGCGCCCTTCCTCGGCAAGAGAGCAACTCGACGTTAGACGTGATACTCTCCTCTCGGCAACAGCTGTCCTGCTCCCCTTCACATTCCTCTGCCGCCGGCCAGCGAGCCTCTTGGTCCTCTGGCGGCGGTGACGAGTGCTTCAACCGGAAGCGGTTGGTGCTTTACGCCCAAGAAGAGACCGGGGCCGGTGAGGTGCTGCCTCATGGTCACCAACACCATGCCTACTCTCAGCCCGTCAGTCACGAAGGATCGCGCGTGAGCGTGGCCACAATCAGCGCGTCTGTAAGCGAGAAGGTGACGCTGCCGAGGAGGCTGTGCAAAGATGCTCGCGACACCCGCAACGGCGGCGTGTGGTGCCGCGCGTACGACAATCCGTGCTTCGTCGCAACGGGCAGCCCGAAGTCTTCGTTCCAGAACAAGGCTTCTGCAACTGTTCGCACCTGTGTTAGCAATGGCGAAACCCGCGTGGTGGCGCAACAGCCGTCACCCGTGCCGCCTTCCGATGCGCTGTTTCATCCGGACCGGAAGTGCAGTGTGTTCGACGCGCGAAGATTGAACGCCATTCTCCGTTACGTGTTCTGCTGCGACTGCTGCGTGTGGGATGCGGGCCGCGCGCGTCGCCCGACGGAATCCTAG
- the LOC126542230 gene encoding uncharacterized protein isoform X3, with the protein MILTATGITKDADLDDCARAASPAFERPAFQRQTSEVISAIDEPTENINLSWNAPEFYKRLKRFRRTQLEYDTWNPNRWASCPEVVNPSPQTLITPNPGVRFYVGTSPSGQSISDEDEEQRHKTYLYYLLSTTRSASSEIRFLDLFQEAQDNIRALPRQESNSTLDVILSSRQQLSCSPSHSSAAGQRASWSSGGGDECFNRKRLVLYAQEETGAGEVLPHGHQHHAYSQPVSHEGSRVSVATISASVSEKVTLPRRLCKDARDTRNGGVWCRAYDNPCFVATGSPKSSFQNKASATVRTCVSNGETRVVAQQPSPVPPSDALFHPDRKCSVFDARRLNAILRYVFCCDCCVWDAGRARRPTES; encoded by the exons ATGATCCTTACGGCGACGG GTATTACAAAAGACGCCGATCTCGATGACTGCGCTAGAGCGGCCTCGCCTGCCTTCGAGAGGCCTGCGTTTCAAAGGCAGACGTCCGAGGTCATCTCTGCCATCGATGAACCAACGGAGAACATCAATCTTAGCTG GAACGCACCTGAGTTCTACAAGAGGTTGAAGCGCTTTCGGAGGACTCAACTTGAAT ATGACACTTGGAACCCCAACCGCTGGGCCAGCTGTCCCGAGGTGGTCAACCCATCGCCCCAGACACTGATCACGCCGAATCCCGGCGTGCGCTTCTACGTCGGCACGAGCCCTTCGGGCCAGAGCATCAGCGATGAGGACGAGGAGCAACGACACAAGACGTACCTCTACTACCTGCTCAGCACCACACGGAGCGCGAGCTCGGAAATCCGCTTCCTGGACCTCTTCCAGGAGGCACAGGACAATATCCGCGCCCTTCCTCGGCAAGAGAGCAACTCGACGTTAGACGTGATACTCTCCTCTCGGCAACAGCTGTCCTGCTCCCCTTCACATTCCTCTGCCGCCGGCCAGCGAGCCTCTTGGTCCTCTGGCGGCGGTGACGAGTGCTTCAACCGGAAGCGGTTGGTGCTTTACGCCCAAGAAGAGACCGGGGCCGGTGAGGTGCTGCCTCATGGTCACCAACACCATGCCTACTCTCAGCCCGTCAGTCACGAAGGATCGCGCGTGAGCGTGGCCACAATCAGCGCGTCTGTAAGCGAGAAGGTGACGCTGCCGAGGAGGCTGTGCAAAGATGCTCGCGACACCCGCAACGGCGGCGTGTGGTGCCGCGCGTACGACAATCCGTGCTTCGTCGCAACGGGCAGCCCGAAGTCTTCGTTCCAGAACAAGGCTTCTGCAACTGTTCGCACCTGTGTTAGCAATGGCGAAACCCGCGTGGTGGCGCAACAGCCGTCACCCGTGCCGCCTTCCGATGCGCTGTTTCATCCGGACCGGAAGTGCAGTGTGTTCGACGCGCGAAGATTGAACGCCATTCTCCGTTACGTGTTCTGCTGCGACTGCTGCGTGTGGGATGCGGGCCGCGCGCGTCGCCCGACGGAATCCTAG
- the LOC126542230 gene encoding uncharacterized protein isoform X1 — MILTATGECGITKDADLDDCARAASPAFERPAFQRQTSEVISAIDEPTENINLSWNAPEFYKRLKRFRRTQLEYDTWNPNRWASCPEVVNPSPQTLITPNPGVRFYVGTSPSGQSISDEDEEQRHKTYLYYLLSTTRSASSEIRFLDLFQEAQDNIRALPRQESNSTLDVILSSRQQLSCSPSHSSAAGQRASWSSGGGDECFNRKRLVLYAQEETGAGEVLPHGHQHHAYSQPVSHEGSRVSVATISASVSEKVTLPRRLCKDARDTRNGGVWCRAYDNPCFVATGSPKSSFQNKASATVRTCVSNGETRVVAQQPSPVPPSDALFHPDRKCSVFDARRLNAILRYVFCCDCCVWDAGRARRPTES; from the exons ATGATCCTTACGGCGACGGGTGAGTGCG GTATTACAAAAGACGCCGATCTCGATGACTGCGCTAGAGCGGCCTCGCCTGCCTTCGAGAGGCCTGCGTTTCAAAGGCAGACGTCCGAGGTCATCTCTGCCATCGATGAACCAACGGAGAACATCAATCTTAGCTG GAACGCACCTGAGTTCTACAAGAGGTTGAAGCGCTTTCGGAGGACTCAACTTGAAT ATGACACTTGGAACCCCAACCGCTGGGCCAGCTGTCCCGAGGTGGTCAACCCATCGCCCCAGACACTGATCACGCCGAATCCCGGCGTGCGCTTCTACGTCGGCACGAGCCCTTCGGGCCAGAGCATCAGCGATGAGGACGAGGAGCAACGACACAAGACGTACCTCTACTACCTGCTCAGCACCACACGGAGCGCGAGCTCGGAAATCCGCTTCCTGGACCTCTTCCAGGAGGCACAGGACAATATCCGCGCCCTTCCTCGGCAAGAGAGCAACTCGACGTTAGACGTGATACTCTCCTCTCGGCAACAGCTGTCCTGCTCCCCTTCACATTCCTCTGCCGCCGGCCAGCGAGCCTCTTGGTCCTCTGGCGGCGGTGACGAGTGCTTCAACCGGAAGCGGTTGGTGCTTTACGCCCAAGAAGAGACCGGGGCCGGTGAGGTGCTGCCTCATGGTCACCAACACCATGCCTACTCTCAGCCCGTCAGTCACGAAGGATCGCGCGTGAGCGTGGCCACAATCAGCGCGTCTGTAAGCGAGAAGGTGACGCTGCCGAGGAGGCTGTGCAAAGATGCTCGCGACACCCGCAACGGCGGCGTGTGGTGCCGCGCGTACGACAATCCGTGCTTCGTCGCAACGGGCAGCCCGAAGTCTTCGTTCCAGAACAAGGCTTCTGCAACTGTTCGCACCTGTGTTAGCAATGGCGAAACCCGCGTGGTGGCGCAACAGCCGTCACCCGTGCCGCCTTCCGATGCGCTGTTTCATCCGGACCGGAAGTGCAGTGTGTTCGACGCGCGAAGATTGAACGCCATTCTCCGTTACGTGTTCTGCTGCGACTGCTGCGTGTGGGATGCGGGCCGCGCGCGTCGCCCGACGGAATCCTAG